In Rosa chinensis cultivar Old Blush chromosome 1, RchiOBHm-V2, whole genome shotgun sequence, a genomic segment contains:
- the LOC112192030 gene encoding phenylacetaldehyde reductase isoform X2, translating to MSGAQKVVVSVTGASGYIASWLVKLLLQRGYTVKASVRDPNDKKKTEHLLALDGAKERLQLFKADLLEEGSFDSLVDGSVAVFHTASPFYHNPNDPQVELIDPALKGTLNVLRSCVKVPSIKRVVITSSMAAVAFNGKPVAPDVIIDESWFSDPAFCEQSKAWYMLSKTLAEEAAWKFAKEKGIDIVTINPGLVIGPLLQPTLNTSVEPILKLINGAEKFPNTTYRFVDVRDVANAHILAFENPSASGRYCLVGSVTHCSEIVKILRHIFPALSLPEKPADDKPFTPTYQVSKERAQTLGVKYTPLEVTLKDNVESLKEKNFF from the exons ATGAGTGGAGCACAGAAGGTGGTGGTGAGCGTCACCGGAGCATCCGGTTACATTGCTTCATGGCTGGTCAAACTGTTGCTGCAACGTGGCTACACTGTCAAGGCCTCTGTTCGTGACCCAA ATGACAAGAAGAAAACAGAACACTTGCTTGCATTGGATGGAGCCAAGGAAAGGCTTCAATTGTTCAAAGCAGACCTACTTGAAGAAGGATCTTTTGATTCCTTAGTTGATGGTAGTGTAGCTGTTTTTCATACCGCATCCCCATTTTATCACAATCCCAATGATCCACAG GTAGAACTAATTGACCCTGCCTTGAAGGGAACGCTTAATGTCCTCAGATCATGTGTTAAGGTTCCGTCTATCAAGAGGGTGGTTATAACTTCCTCTATGGCAGCAGTCGCATTCAATGGGAAACCTGTCGCTCCTGATGTAATAATTGATGAATCTTGGTTTTCAGATCCAGCTTTCTGTGAACAATCAAAG GCTTGGTATATGCTTTCAAAGACATTAGCTGAGGAAGCTGCTTGGAAGTTTGcaaaagagaaaggaattgaTATTGTTACAATAAATCCGGGATTGGTGATTGGCCCTCTCTTACAGCCAACTCTCAACACAAGTGTGGAGCCAATCCTGAAACTCATAAATG GGGCTGAAAAATTTCCAAACACAACTTACAGATTTGTTGATGTTAGAGATGTTGCCAATGCACATATTCTAGCTTTTGAGAATCCTTCAGCTAGTGGACGCTATTGTTTAGTTGGAAGTGTAACACACTGTTCAGAGATTGTAAAAATTCTGCGTCATATCTTCCCTGCTCTCAGTCTTCCAGAAAA GCCTGCAGATGACAAACCTTTCACACCAACTTACCAGGTATCCAAGGAAAGAGCACAAACTTTGGGTGTAAAGTATACTCCGCTAGAAGTGACTCTAAAGGATAATGTTGAAAGTTTGAAGGAGAAGAACTTCTTCTAA
- the LOC112192030 gene encoding phenylacetaldehyde reductase isoform X1 codes for MSGAQKVVVSVTGASGYIASWLVKLLLQRGYTVKASVRDPNDKKKTEHLLALDGAKERLQLFKADLLEEGSFDSLVDGSVAVFHTASPFYHNPNDPQVELIDPALKGTLNVLRSCVKVPSIKRVVITSSMAAVAFNGKPVAPDVIIDESWFSDPAFCEQSKAWYMLSKTLAEEAAWKFAKEKGIDIVTINPGLVIGPLLQPTLNTSVEPILKLINGTWAEKFPNTTYRFVDVRDVANAHILAFENPSASGRYCLVGSVTHCSEIVKILRHIFPALSLPEKPADDKPFTPTYQVSKERAQTLGVKYTPLEVTLKDNVESLKEKNFF; via the exons ATGAGTGGAGCACAGAAGGTGGTGGTGAGCGTCACCGGAGCATCCGGTTACATTGCTTCATGGCTGGTCAAACTGTTGCTGCAACGTGGCTACACTGTCAAGGCCTCTGTTCGTGACCCAA ATGACAAGAAGAAAACAGAACACTTGCTTGCATTGGATGGAGCCAAGGAAAGGCTTCAATTGTTCAAAGCAGACCTACTTGAAGAAGGATCTTTTGATTCCTTAGTTGATGGTAGTGTAGCTGTTTTTCATACCGCATCCCCATTTTATCACAATCCCAATGATCCACAG GTAGAACTAATTGACCCTGCCTTGAAGGGAACGCTTAATGTCCTCAGATCATGTGTTAAGGTTCCGTCTATCAAGAGGGTGGTTATAACTTCCTCTATGGCAGCAGTCGCATTCAATGGGAAACCTGTCGCTCCTGATGTAATAATTGATGAATCTTGGTTTTCAGATCCAGCTTTCTGTGAACAATCAAAG GCTTGGTATATGCTTTCAAAGACATTAGCTGAGGAAGCTGCTTGGAAGTTTGcaaaagagaaaggaattgaTATTGTTACAATAAATCCGGGATTGGTGATTGGCCCTCTCTTACAGCCAACTCTCAACACAAGTGTGGAGCCAATCCTGAAACTCATAAATGGTACTT GGGCTGAAAAATTTCCAAACACAACTTACAGATTTGTTGATGTTAGAGATGTTGCCAATGCACATATTCTAGCTTTTGAGAATCCTTCAGCTAGTGGACGCTATTGTTTAGTTGGAAGTGTAACACACTGTTCAGAGATTGTAAAAATTCTGCGTCATATCTTCCCTGCTCTCAGTCTTCCAGAAAA GCCTGCAGATGACAAACCTTTCACACCAACTTACCAGGTATCCAAGGAAAGAGCACAAACTTTGGGTGTAAAGTATACTCCGCTAGAAGTGACTCTAAAGGATAATGTTGAAAGTTTGAAGGAGAAGAACTTCTTCTAA